In the genome of Natronomonas salina, the window GGGGTAGTCGATCCCCCAGTCCATGTCGCGGGTGATACAGAGGTCCTGCAGTTCGCCCTCGATCCACTCCCGCGGCTGGTTCTGGGCGTTCTCGGTGCCCTCTAGGCGGTCGATGAACCCCTTCAGGTACTCCTGGAAGTCCGACAGCCGCAGGAACCTGTGGGGGCGGGTGCGGTACTCCGCGGGGTTGCCGGTGATCGTCGAGACCGGGTCCTCGATCTCGCCGGGCTCGAGGTGCCGCTGGCAGCCCTCGTCGCACTCGTCGCCGCGGGCCTTCTCCCCGCAGTACGGGCAGGTCCCCTCGACGAAGCGGTCGGGCAGCGGCTGGTCGGTCTCGCTGTCCCAGGCGACCTCGATCTCCTTCTCGAAGACGTGGTCGCCGTCGATCCACGACCGGACGAACTCGCGGGTGAGTTCGGTGTTCGTCTCGTCGTGGGTGTGCCCGTAGTTGTCGAACTCGACGTTGAACTGCGGGAACGTCTCCTCGTACTGCTCGTGGTACTCCAGGGCGAAGGACTCGGGGTCGACGCCCTCCTCGGCGGCGTTGACCGCGATGGGCGTGCCGTGCATGTCCGACCCGCTGACGAACGCGACGTCCTGGCCGACCCGCTCCAGGGCCCGCGAGTAGGCGTCGCCGCTGACGTACGTCCGCAGGTGGCCGACGTGGAGGTCGCCGTTGGCGTACGGCAACCCGCAGGTGACCACCGCGGGCGTCTCCGTCGGGAACTCCTCGTGCATACTCGGTATGCGTAGCGTCGGGGGTAAAACAGTCTCGTTACTGGACGGCCGTTCCGCCGCCCGGGACCGCCCGGATCAGGTCAGGCGGTCGACGTCGTCGAGGAACTCCTGGAGCATGGGCCGGGTGACGTGCGGCATGCACACCACCCGTCCCTCGCCGTTCTCGGTGCGGGAGAGCCGCCAGCCCTGCTCGCGGAGTTCGGCGATCAGGTCGTGCGGGAAGTCGATGGCGACGATGGGGAGGACGGGGTCGACGGCGTCGAAGCCGCGGGCCTCGATCTCGGCGGCGAGCCAGTCGGCGTTCGACTGGGAGGTGCGGTACTGGGCCTCGTAGCCCTCGGGCCACAGCTCCTCCATCGCGGCGACGGCGCTGGCGACGCCGGCGCCGCTTCGGGTGCCGGTCAGCGTCACCTGCGACGTCGACTCGAGGTACGGCGTGTCGATGGCGAGTTCGTCGAGGAGCTCCGGGCCGCGGGCCAGCAGGCCGCCGGCGGGGACGGCCGCCTGCCCCATCTTGTGCGGGTCGATGGTCATCGTGTCGATATCCGCGTCGGAGAAGTCCCACGAGTGGGCCGTGAACGGGAGGACGAACCCGCCCCAGGCCGCGTCGACGTGGCAGAGCGCGCCGGCGTCGTCGGCCATGTCGGCGAGCGCCGGGATCGGGTCGACGCGGCCGTACTCCGTGGTGCCGGCGACGCCGACGACGAGCACGGTGTCCTCGTCGATCAGTTCGGCGACGCCGTCGAGGTTGGCCCGGAAGTCCTCCAGCGGCGCGGTCCGGAGTTCGACGCCGAGGATGTCCGCGGCCTTGCGGAACGAGAAGTGCGCGGAGGCGGGCGCGACGAAGTTCGGCGTCCGGGTGTCCCCGCGGTTGCGGGCGATGCGGACCGCCTGGATGTTCGCCTCCGTCCCGCCGGAGGAGACGTACCCCGCGGCGTCCTCGAGGCCCGCAACCTGCCCCAGCAGGTCGATGGCCTCGCGTTCGAGCTTCGCCACCGTCTCGTAGGTCCCCGGGTCGCCGGGGTTGGTGGCGAGGAAGCGCTCCGCCGCGTCGCGGGCCGCCGGGTGCGGCCGGGTGCACATCGACGAGAGGACGCGACTGAAATCCTGCGGTTCGGCCCGCTGCATACGTGTAGCCATGAGAGTGTCCGTACGTTTAGCCGTTGTGTTGTGGTCGGTTTCGTGCCTATTCGTCCAGCCGGTCGACCCAGGCGGGTCGCTCGACGCCGGGGTCCTCGGCCGACGTGAGCTCGTAGGTGAACTCGAAGGAGCCGGTCTCGCCGCCGGCGGCGTACTCCCCCGAGGCGTTCAGCCGGTGGATGCGGCCCTCGCCGTCGACGACCAACCGGGCGTCGTAGCGCTCGACGGAGGAGACGTTCCCCGGGATGGCCCGGTCGTCGGCGGGGTCGCCGGTCGACTCCAGGGTCACGAGCGTCCGCCCGTCGGTCTCCTCCGTGTCGACGACCTCGTAGGGGGCGGTCAGGTGCGACTCCAGCAGGTTCGCGCCGGTCAGCGCCGTGGGCGACGGTGAATCCGAGCGGCTGTACTCGGTGCTGCCGCCCTGCTCGACGCGGCGGTACTCGACGCTGTCGTTGCCCCAGGCGACGACGCGCGTCTGGCCGCCGTAGATCACCTGGTGGACGTACTGCTCCGCGCCCGGCGCGACCGCCATCCGCTGGCGCTCGGAGATGTCGAAGGACTGCCCCTCGCGGGCGCTCGAGAGGTTGATCGAGACGTCGTAGCCGTAGCCGCTCTCCGTGAGCGCCGACTCGTGGGCGTCCAGCAGCGTGGCGGAGTCCGCCAGTTCGCCGTCCTCGACGCCGGGTGCGGTCGACTCGTCGCCCGACCCGCCCGGGAGGAACGAGCAGCCCGAGAGGGTCAACAGCAGACAGAGGCCGACGATCGCAAGCGCACGTCGCATAGCTGTCATCTCCTGCGTGGGCATCCGATAAAAAAGGCCTGATGCGGGCCGAGCGGAGCCGTACCGACCGAACGAGTGACCGCGCAGTCCTAGCGGACCGAGTCGAGCAGGAGCTTCTGCTCGACGCGCTTGACCTCGTGCTGGACGTCGCGGACGGCGTCGATGTTCGCCGAGATCGAGGAGATGCCCTCGTTGACGAGGAACTGGACCATCTGGGGCTTCGAGCCGGCCTGCCCGCAGATGCTGGTGTCGACGCCCTCCTCGCGGCAGGTCTCGATGGTCGTCTCGATGAGCTTCAGCACCGCGGGGTGGAGCTCGTCGAAGCGGTCGGCGACGTTCTCGTTGTTCCGGTCGACCGCGAGGGTGTACTGCGTGAGGTCGTTCGTGCCGAAGGAGGCGAAGTCGATGCCCTGGTCGGCCATCTCCTCGATGCCGAGCGCCGAGGCGGGCGTCTCGATCATCACGCCCCACGTCCGGCGCTCGGGGTCGATGCCGGCGTCCTCCATCAGGTTCCGCGCGCGGACGACGTCCTCGGCGTCGTTGACCAGCGGGAACATGATCTCGACGTTGTCGTAGCCCATCTCGAACAGCTGGCTGAACGCCTCCAGCTCGTGGGCGAAGACGTCCGGCCGGTCGATGCTGCGACGGATGCCGCGGTAGCCGAGCATCGGGTTGTGCTCGTTCGGCTCGTTCTCGCCGCCCTCGAGCTGCCGGAACTCGTCGGTCGGGGCGTCGAGCGTCCGGACGCGGACCGGCCGGGGGTAGAACTCGTCGGCGACGCCGCGGACGCCCTCGACGATCTCCTCGACGTAGGCCTCCTCGCCGTGGTCCTCGATGTAGCGCTCGGGCGTCTTGTTCGTCGAGAGGATCATGTGCTCCATGCGGAGCAGGCCGACGCCGTCGGCGCCGGTCGCGGCGGCGCGCTCGGCGGCCTCCGGGATGGAGACGTTGACCTTGACCTCCGTGGCGGTCATCGGCTTGACGGGGTTCTGCGGGCGGACGTCGTCGACCGCGTCGGTCTCCTCGTCGGGGTCCGCGGAGCCCTCGGTCACCGAGCCCTTGTCGCCGTCGAGGGTGACGACCTGGCCGTCCTCGAGCAGCTCCGAGGCGTTGCCGGCGCCGACGACGGCCGGGGCGCCGAGCTCGCGGGCGACGATGGCGGCGTGGCTGGTCATGCCGCCCTCGTCGGTGATGATGCCGCTGGCGCGCTTCATCGCCGGCACCATGTCAGGCGTCGTCATCTCGGTGACGATGATGTCGCCCTCGCTGACCTTGTCGAGCTGGTCGAGCTTGCGGACGATGCGGACCGGCCCGGAGGCGATCCCCGGCGAGGCGCCGAGGCCCTTCACGAGGACCTCGCCGTCGCCGTTGCCGTCGGCGGCGGCCTGTTCGGCGCCGTCCTCGTCGATGGTCGTGATGGGGCGGGACTGCAGCATGTAGACCTCGCCCTCGTAGATCGCCCACTCGACGTCCTGCGGCTCGTCGTAGTGATCCTCGGCGCGTTTTCCGATGTCGATGAGCGCCTCGATCTCCGCCTCGTCGAGGACCTGCGCGTCGCGGCGCTCCTCTTCGACCTCGCGCTCGACGGTCTTGCCGGTCTCCTCGTCCTTGACCATCTCGATCTTCTTGTCGGCGACCGTCACGTCGAGGATATCGCCGTTCTCGCGGTCGACGACGTAGTTGTCCGGGGAGACTGAGCCGCTGACGACGGCCTCGCCGAGCCCCCAGGCGGCCTCGATGATGATCTTGGGCTCGCCCGTCGAGGGGTGGGAGGTGAACATGACGCCGGACTTCTCGGCGGCGACCATCCGCTGGACGACGACCGCGATGTCGACGACGTCGTGGTCGAAGCCCTGCTCGTTGCGGTAGTAGATCGCCCGCTGGGTGAACAGCGACGCCCAGCAGTGCTTGACGCGCTCGACGAGGTCCTCGCGCGTGATGTTGAGGAACGTCTCCTGCTGCCCGGCGAAGGAGGCGTCGGGGAGGTCCTCGGCGGTCGCCGACGACCGCACGGCCACGAAGGCCTCGCCGTCGTCGAGGTCGTCGTAGGCCGCGAGGATGCCGTCCCTGATGTGCTCGGGCATCTCGGTCTCGAGGATGAGCTCCTTGGCGGTGGCCTCGGCCTCGGCCAGCGCCGCGGAGTCGTCGGAGTCGACGTCGACGGCTTCGAACAGCTCCTCGTCGATGCCGGTGTCCTCGATGAACTCGCGGTAGGTCTGCGCGGTGACTACGAAACCGGGAGGGACGGGCAGTCCCGCCTCGGTCATCTCGCCGAGGGAGGCGCCCTTGCCGCCGACCGCCCCGAGGTCGTCGGACCCGATCTCGTCCAGCCAGAGTACAGCCATCTTGTAGTCGAGTAGCCGACCAGAGCGATAAAGAAGGTTCCGAAGCGTTGGCCGGCCGACAAACCTTGTCAGAATCGATATCGGGTTGCTAGCACACCACAATAGCCGTAACGGCCCGCCGTCCGGCGTCTTTAGCAGCCTGCTTACGCCTCGATTATCTCGTCGTCGTCGGGTTCGGGGATCACTACCGACCCGTCGAGCGCCGTCACCGCCCGGCCGCCGACCGACACCGGTTCGGACTGCGCCCGCACCAGCACTCGTCCCGGTCGGTCAACGAAGTGCCCCTGCTCGAAGACCATCTCCTCCGGCAGTTCGCCGTCGAAGGCCCGGACCTCCCGCAGGTACGCCCCGACCGCACCCGAGGCCGTCCCCGTCACGGGGTCCTCGTCGACGCCCGCGGCGGGCGCGAACATCCGCCCGTGCAGCGTCGAATCGCCCTCCAGCGCGTCGAAGGAGAACGCGTAGACGCCGGTCACGCCGAGCTCCTCGGTCAGTTCGGCGATGGCCCCCAGGTCCGGGTCCAGCCCCGAGATGGCCTCGAGGAAGTTGACCGGCACCACGAGGAACCCGAGGCCGGTCGACGCCGTCGCCAGCGGCATGTCGGCGCCGACGTCCTCCAGCGTCGCGTGGTCGGCGCCCAGCGCCGCTGCCACCCGCTCGTAGTCGAGGTCCACCTCCTCGACCGTCGCGTCGTCCTGGGTCATCCAGACCGTCCCGTCGTCGACCTCGACGTCCAGCACGCCCACGTTCGTCTCGAGGGTGTGCGTCCCGTCGTCGATGGCGCCCTCCTCTGCCAGCCAGGCGTGACTCGCCACGGTCGCGTGCCCGCAGAGCTCCACCTCCTGTGTCGGCGTGAAGTAGCGGATCCGGCGGTCGGCGTCGTCGCTCTCGCGGAGGAACGCCGTCTCCGAGGCGTTCAGCTCCCTGGCGATCGCCTGCATCTGGTCGTCGGCCAGGCCGTCCGCGTCGGGGACGAGGCCGGCGGGGTTCCCGGTGAGCGGCTCGCTCGTGAACGCGTCGACCAGCAGCGCGCGTCGCGTCTCCATACCGTCCCGTGTGTGGGGACCGCCTTAATACGTCGTCTCCGCGCGCCAGGAGATCCCGGGCCGGCGGCGGCCCCTACCAGAACGTCTCGTGGACGGCGCGGCCGGCGTCGTTGGCGACGGGCCCGACGACCTCGCAGTCGAGGATCTCGGCGGCCCGGGTCGCCGGCTCGCCGCCGGCGAACTCGACGACCTCGTCGGCGCCGACGCTGTAGACGACCCGGCCGAACCCGGCGTATCGCATCCCGCCGCTGCACATCGGACACGGCTCGGTGCTGGTGTACATGACCGTCTCGGACCGGGCCGCCGGGGACAGCTCCCGGATGGCCCGGTAGGCGAGGTGCAATTCAGGGTGCCGGCGAACGTCCTTCTCCGTCACCACGCGGTTGGACTCCCGCATGATCACCTCGTCGTCGCGGACCAGCACCGACCCGAACGGCCGGTCGCCGCGCTCGATCGCCTCGTACGCCAGGTCGATGGCTTCGGCGACGTGGGCCTCGTGGTCGAACGAATCGAAGTCGGCCATAGGGAGGCTATCGCCACCGGCTACATAGCCGTTCGGGCGGACGGACAGATTAACGGCGGTGCCCCGCTTTGCCCCGAGCATGTCCGACCTCCCCGACGAGTTCAAGTGCACCATCACGAACTGGGAGTACATCTACGGGCTCTGCCGCGGGGTCTCCGACCAGGTGAAGGCCGCCGACTTCGAGCCCGACGTCGTGGTGGCGCTGGCCCGCGGCGGCTGGTTCGCCGGCCGCTGCATCTGCGACTTCCTGGGGCTCGACGACCTGACGAGCCTGAAGATGGAGCACTACGTCGGCACCGGCGAGAAGGCCGACGAGCCGCAGATCCGCTACCCGATGCCGGAGGGCAGCGTCGAGGGCAAGGACGTCCTCGTCATCGACGACATCGCCGACACCGGCGGCTCCATCCGGCGGGCCCACGAGTACGTCACCGACCGGGACTGCGGGGCGGTCCGGACGGCGACGCTGCAGCTGCTGCAGACCAGCGAGTTCGAACCGGAGTTCGTCGGCGAGCGCCTCGAGGAGTGGACCTGGGTCGTCTACCCCTGGAACTTCATCGAGGACATGATCGACCTCGTCGGCGGCGTGATGGAGAAGGCCGACCAGGACGCCTTCACGCGCGCGGACGTCCGCCACTACCTCTCCTCGTACCACCGGATCGAGCGCATCGAGATGGAGATCGCCCAGCCGGACCGCCTGGACGAGGTGCTCTCGGAGATGGAGCGCCGCGGCGTCGCCGAACGGGCGGGCGACGACGCCTGGCGGCTCGCCTGACGCGGGCCGGTGGACCTCCTCGGCATCTTCGCGTCGGCCATCCTCCCGGTCGTCGCCATCGCGGCGGTGGGGTTCGTCCTCGGGCGGCTGAAGGACGTCGACCCCCAGCCACTGAACACCGTCACCGTCTACGTGCTGGCGCCGGCGCTCGTCTTCCACAGCCTCGCGGTCAGCGACCTCTCCGGCGGCGCGGTCGCCCGCCTCGTCGTCGGCGTCGTCGTCTTCACCGGCCTCATGGCGCTCGTCGGCGAGGGCGTCGGACGGGTCGCCGGCGGCCCCGACCCGCTGGTGGGCGCGCTCGTTTTGGTCGCCGCCTTCGGCAACGCCGGCAACCTCGGCATCCCCGTCTCGGACTTCGCCTTCGGCGAGGTGGGCCGGCAGACCGCCGTCCTCTGGATGTCGGTGCAGTCCGTGCTGCTGTACACCCTGGGCGTCTACGTCTCCTCGCGGGCCGGCGGTTCGGGCGGACTGGCGGGCGTCGAGAAGGTGTTCCGCATCCCGCTGGTCTACGCCGTCGCGGGGGCGCTGCTCGTCCGCGCGCTCGGCGTCGTCCCGCCGGTCGACAGCGCCGGAATGGAGGCGCTGGGCCTGGTCGGCGACTCGGCCATCCCGGTGATGCTGCTCATCCTCGGGCTCCAGCTGGCCCGGACGAACTACGGGCCCGCGCTCTCGCAGGCCGGCACCGCGACCGCCCTCAGGCTCGGTGTCTCGCCGTTCGTCGGCCTGGCGGTCGCCCTGGCGCTGGGGTTCGACGATCCCACCGTCGCCCGAGTGTTCGTCGTCGAGTGCGCGATGCCCGCGGCGGTGACACCGGTCATCCTCACGGTGGAGTTCGCCGCCGACAGCCGCGCCGGCGGCGTCAGCGTCCCCGAGTACGTCAGCACCTGCGTCCTCGTGACGACGCTGCTGAGCGTGCCGCTGCTGACGGGACTCATCGCGCTGCTGCAGTCAGGGCTCCTGCTGTAGGTCAGATGTCGCGGCTGCTGTCGATGGCGACGTGGTCGGTGAGGCGGAGCTTCAGCGGCTCTGTCAGCGCCGACCCGTGGCGGTTCTTCGTCACCGCGAGCCGCGTCTCCACCGCCAGGGGGTTGACCACGAGCGACAGCCGCCAGGTGACGTCGGCGCGGGCGAGCGTGAGCCACCGCTCCGGCGGTTCGGGCGCCGTCTCGTGGGCGTGCAGCAGCACCACGCCGTCGGCCTCTCGAGCCTGGCGCGAGGCAGCCTCGAGGAACTCCCGGTACGTCTCGGTCTCCCGTTCGAGCCGCGTCACCGCGTCGACGACGAGGCAGCCGCCCTGGGGGACGTCGAGGTAGCTCGCCGGGTCGGACAGCAGGGCCTCGGACGTCGCCCGCAGCACCGTCGCATCGGGGAGCCGCTCGGCGACCGTCGCCTCGTCGCGGAGCGTCGTCACGTACGTCGAGTCGTTCGCGCGCGCGACCTGCTCGGGGAGGAGCTCCGACTGGGTGTCCGGCGGTGCCGTGAGGGCGACGAGCGAGCCAGGCGGGACGCCCCCGCGGAGCTTGCGGTCGAGCTCTGTCAGCCCGGTCGGGAGCATACCCGACGGAGGGCCGCCCCGCAAATAAAGGACTCCCCCGCCGTACGGCCACCATGCTCGGCATCATCGGCGGCAGCGGGATCTACGAGGCGCTCGGCTTCGAGAACGCCCACGAGGAGCGCGTCCAGACGCCCTTCGGCGACCCCAGCGCGCCGCTGGAGGTCGGCGAACTCGCGGGCACCGAGGTGGCGTTCCTCCCGCGGCACGGCCGCGACCACCAGTACGATCCCACCAACGTCCCCTACCGGGCGAACCTCCACGCGCTCAAGCAGGTCGGCGTCGAGCACGTCGTCGCGACGAACGCCGTCGGCAGCCTCCGGGAGGACCTCCCGCCGCGGACGCTCGTCGTCCCCGACCAGCTGTTCGACCGCACCCGCGACCGGCCGCGGTCGTACTTCGGCGACGGCCTCGTCGTCCACGTCTCGATGGCCGACCCCTACTGCCCGCACCTCTCGGAGCGGCTGCTCGACTGCACCGGGGCGACCGACGCCGATGTCGTCGACGGCGGCACCTACGTCTGCATCGAGGGCCCGCAGTTCTCGACGACGGCCGAGAGCGAGTTCTACCGCGACCGGGGCTTCGACGTGATCGGCATGACCACCGTCCCGGAGGCCCAACTCGCCAGGGAGGCAGAACTGTGCTACACCGCGCTGACCGGCGTCACCGACTACGACGTCTGGCACGACGAGGAGGAGGTCTCACTGGAGACGGTGCTCGGCCACGCCGCCGCCAACGAGGACTCGATGTCGTCGATCCTCGATTCGTTCCTCCGCTCATTCGACGGGTACGACTGCGAGTGCCACGACGCGCTCGAGGACGCGATCAACACGCCGCCGGAGGCCATCGACCGCGAGACCCGCGAGAAGGTGTCGCTGTTGCTCGGCGACTACTGATCGTCGAGCAGCGTTCCGGCGCGGGACTCAGCGCTGGCGGCCGTCCTCGCGGACGTACGTCAGCGCCATGACGACGTCGTCGGGGTCCACGCGGTCTCTCGTCTCAGCGAGCCGCTCCCTGAACCGTGTCGGTGTCATGGTATGCCATAACGTAACAACCCACTCGAGATAAATCTACCGGCAAACGCGTCCGGAGTTTCGGTGGCGGGTCAGACGTCGGCCGCGGCTGCCTCTTCGGCCGGCATCGCCGCCGGGTCCTGGATCCAGAGGTCGCCGAAGAGGTCGTCCTGCTGGAGGCGCACCTGCCCGCGGTGGGCGAGGAACAGCACCCCGAGGAAGGAGTTCACGACGGAGCCGCCGGCCTCCCGAATCTCGGCGAACAGCACCTCGTCGCGGCCCTGGTCGTAGTGGGACTGGAGCTCGACGTAGACGTCGTTGATGATGTCCTCCATGTGCTCGTCGTGGGCCGTCCCCGTGACGTCGTCGGCCGTCGGCTCGTCGTCCATCCGGAAGTCGTCGTGGCCGTGGTAGTCCAGGGTCTGTGTCCCCCGGGAGAACCCCGACGGCGACTCCGAGGTGTCGTAGGTCCGGGACTCCTTCCACCAGGTGTCCCGCTCCCGCTCGCGGAGGTCCCGGACGAGTTCGTCCAGCGTCTCCGGCATCCCGCGGGCGGTCTTCCGCTCGATGCGGCGGTCCATCTCCCGCTCGAGCTTCTGGAACGGGTCGACCGCCGGTCCGCCCCCCTCCGGCCGCTCGCCCTCCGGCATCTCCCAGGGCTCGTCGGCCCACTCCTCCTCGTCCTGCTCGTCCTCGTCGACCCACATGACGTCGCTCTTCATGCGCAGCAGCACCGACGCGTAGAACAGCGCCCGTCCGCCGGTCCGGAGGTCCGAGCCGTCGAGCCGCGCGAGGAACTTGTCGGTGACCGTCACCACGTCGATGTCCCACGGGTCGATCTCGCCGTCCTCCGCAAGCTGGACCAGCAGTTCGACGGGCTCGACCTCGTCGTCGTCCGACCGGGGCTCGGAGATGTCGAACTCCGAGAGGACGTCGTCCTGGTCGGACGCCTCGTCATCGACTTCCTCTTGCTCTTCGCCGCCTGCCTCTGATTCGGTCGACCCGGTCAGCGCGTCCATCCCGTCGTCCGCCGCCTCCCGCTGCCGGCGTTCCTTCTCCGCGTCGTGGCTGGCGATGTTCAGCGGGATGTCGTCTGCGTCCTCGGAACCGTCGTCCTCGCTATCTCGCGGTTCACTCCGTTCGCCGCTCGATTCCTTCGGGGACTCCCTGCGGTCGTCCCCGCTTGGCTCACGGGTCGCTTCGCTCCCCGTTCGCGTTTCCCGAGGATCTCCCCCCGGTCGATCCTCGCTATCTCGCGGCTCACTTCGTTCACCGCTCGTTTTCTCCGAGGACTCCCTGCGGTCGTCCTCGCTAGTCATCGGCCGGCACCCCCTCGGCCGACAGGTCGATGCCAGTCACCGCCGAGACGTTGTTGTCCTGCATCGTCACGCCGATGGCGCGCTCGGAGCGCTCCAGCAGCGCCGAGCGGTGAGAGACGACGACGAACTGGGCGTCGCCGGCCAGCTCCTCGACCATCTCGCCGACCATCTCGGCGTTGGCGGCGTCGAGGAACGCGTCGACCTCGTCGAGCGCGTAGAACGGCGCCGGGTTGAACCGCTGGATGGCGAAGACGAACGCCAGTGCGGTCAGCGACTTCTCGCCGCCGGACATCGCGTCGAGCCGCTGGACGGGCTTGTCGCCCGGCTGTGCCTTCATCGTCAGCCCGCCCTCGAAGGGGTCCTCGGGGTCGTCGAGGACCAGCTCGCCGGTGCCGCCGGAGAGCCGCGAGAAGATGTCCTGGAACTGCTCGTTGATGCCCTCGTAGGCCTCCATGAACGTCTCCTTCTTCCGGGCCTCGTACTGCTCGATGCGGTCGCGGATCTCGTCGGCCTCCTCGACAAGCGTGTCCCGCTTCTCCTCGAGGTCCGCGAGCTCGTCGGCCACCTCGTCGTACTCGTCGATGGCGAGCATGTTCACCGGCTCCAGGGCCGACATCTCGGCCTCGAGCCGCTGGATCTCGGACTTGACGGTCTCGTGGTCGGGGATCTCCTCGGGGTCGTACTCCTCGACCTGCGAGGACAGCTCGTCGATCTCCCACTCCAGGCGGTTCTCGGCGTCCTCGAGGTCCTCAAGCTTCGACTGCACGCGGGAGACCTTCTCCTTCTGCTCGTCGCGGGTCTCCTTGGCGTCGGCGAGCTCGTCTTTCAGCTCCTCGCGGTCGCCCTTGAGGTCGGCCAGCTCGTCCTCGAGCTCCTCGACGGCGGCTTCCTTCTCCTCGAGTCTGTCCTCCTGCTCCTCGATCTCGTCCTCGAGGTCGGCGACGGCCTCCTCGGCCTTGGCCTTCTTGTTCTGGGCGGCCTCGATGTCGTCGTGGAGCTCCTCGATGGCCTCCTCGGCGTACTGCTTCTCCAGCTGTAGCTCGTTGAGTGCGCCGTCGAGGTCGTCCATCCGCTCCTCGAGGTCCGCGATCTCCTCGCGGATCGCCTCGGCCTCGCTGGTCAGCTCCGGGATGGCGGAGTCCTGCAGCTCCTGTTCGAGGTCGTCGATCTCCTCCTGGACCGCGGCGATCTCGTCGTCCTTGGCCGCGATGTCGGCCTCGATGGCCTCCATCTCCTCGGCGACCTCCTCGCGCTGGGCCTCGATCTCCTCGAGTTCGTCCTCGAGGCGCTCGATGCGGTCTTCGACCTCCTCGCGGTCCTTCTCGACGGAGGCGACGTCGGTCTCGATGTCGCGGACCTGCTCGGCGGCGTCGGACTGCCGGTCTCGGGCGTCGTCCAGGCGCTCCTCGACGTCCCGGACGTCCGACCGCAGGGACTGCTTCTCGTCCTCCAGCTCCGTGATCTGTTCGGCGACCCGCTCGAGCTGGCCCTTCCCGCTCTTCGTGAACGAGTAGCGGCTGCCGGACTGGGAGCCGCCGGTCATCGC includes:
- the mfnA gene encoding tyrosine decarboxylase MfnA, which produces MQRAEPQDFSRVLSSMCTRPHPAARDAAERFLATNPGDPGTYETVAKLEREAIDLLGQVAGLEDAAGYVSSGGTEANIQAVRIARNRGDTRTPNFVAPASAHFSFRKAADILGVELRTAPLEDFRANLDGVAELIDEDTVLVVGVAGTTEYGRVDPIPALADMADDAGALCHVDAAWGGFVLPFTAHSWDFSDADIDTMTIDPHKMGQAAVPAGGLLARGPELLDELAIDTPYLESTSQVTLTGTRSGAGVASAVAAMEELWPEGYEAQYRTSQSNADWLAAEIEARGFDAVDPVLPIVAIDFPHDLIAELREQGWRLSRTENGEGRVVCMPHVTRPMLQEFLDDVDRLT
- a CDS encoding DUF7537 family lipoprotein, whose translation is MRRALAIVGLCLLLTLSGCSFLPGGSGDESTAPGVEDGELADSATLLDAHESALTESGYGYDVSINLSSAREGQSFDISERQRMAVAPGAEQYVHQVIYGGQTRVVAWGNDSVEYRRVEQGGSTEYSRSDSPSPTALTGANLLESHLTAPYEVVDTEETDGRTLVTLESTGDPADDRAIPGNVSSVERYDARLVVDGEGRIHRLNASGEYAAGGETGSFEFTYELTSAEDPGVERPAWVDRLDE
- the ppsA gene encoding phosphoenolpyruvate synthase, encoding MAVLWLDEIGSDDLGAVGGKGASLGEMTEAGLPVPPGFVVTAQTYREFIEDTGIDEELFEAVDVDSDDSAALAEAEATAKELILETEMPEHIRDGILAAYDDLDDGEAFVAVRSSATAEDLPDASFAGQQETFLNITREDLVERVKHCWASLFTQRAIYYRNEQGFDHDVVDIAVVVQRMVAAEKSGVMFTSHPSTGEPKIIIEAAWGLGEAVVSGSVSPDNYVVDRENGDILDVTVADKKIEMVKDEETGKTVEREVEEERRDAQVLDEAEIEALIDIGKRAEDHYDEPQDVEWAIYEGEVYMLQSRPITTIDEDGAEQAAADGNGDGEVLVKGLGASPGIASGPVRIVRKLDQLDKVSEGDIIVTEMTTPDMVPAMKRASGIITDEGGMTSHAAIVARELGAPAVVGAGNASELLEDGQVVTLDGDKGSVTEGSADPDEETDAVDDVRPQNPVKPMTATEVKVNVSIPEAAERAAATGADGVGLLRMEHMILSTNKTPERYIEDHGEEAYVEEIVEGVRGVADEFYPRPVRVRTLDAPTDEFRQLEGGENEPNEHNPMLGYRGIRRSIDRPDVFAHELEAFSQLFEMGYDNVEIMFPLVNDAEDVVRARNLMEDAGIDPERRTWGVMIETPASALGIEEMADQGIDFASFGTNDLTQYTLAVDRNNENVADRFDELHPAVLKLIETTIETCREEGVDTSICGQAGSKPQMVQFLVNEGISSISANIDAVRDVQHEVKRVEQKLLLDSVR
- a CDS encoding PhzF family phenazine biosynthesis protein, with translation METRRALLVDAFTSEPLTGNPAGLVPDADGLADDQMQAIARELNASETAFLRESDDADRRIRYFTPTQEVELCGHATVASHAWLAEEGAIDDGTHTLETNVGVLDVEVDDGTVWMTQDDATVEEVDLDYERVAAALGADHATLEDVGADMPLATASTGLGFLVVPVNFLEAISGLDPDLGAIAELTEELGVTGVYAFSFDALEGDSTLHGRMFAPAAGVDEDPVTGTASGAVGAYLREVRAFDGELPEEMVFEQGHFVDRPGRVLVRAQSEPVSVGGRAVTALDGSVVIPEPDDDEIIEA
- a CDS encoding nucleoside deaminase yields the protein MADFDSFDHEAHVAEAIDLAYEAIERGDRPFGSVLVRDDEVIMRESNRVVTEKDVRRHPELHLAYRAIRELSPAARSETVMYTSTEPCPMCSGGMRYAGFGRVVYSVGADEVVEFAGGEPATRAAEILDCEVVGPVANDAGRAVHETFW
- a CDS encoding phosphoribosyltransferase — its product is MSDLPDEFKCTITNWEYIYGLCRGVSDQVKAADFEPDVVVALARGGWFAGRCICDFLGLDDLTSLKMEHYVGTGEKADEPQIRYPMPEGSVEGKDVLVIDDIADTGGSIRRAHEYVTDRDCGAVRTATLQLLQTSEFEPEFVGERLEEWTWVVYPWNFIEDMIDLVGGVMEKADQDAFTRADVRHYLSSYHRIERIEMEIAQPDRLDEVLSEMERRGVAERAGDDAWRLA
- a CDS encoding AEC family transporter, which codes for MDLLGIFASAILPVVAIAAVGFVLGRLKDVDPQPLNTVTVYVLAPALVFHSLAVSDLSGGAVARLVVGVVVFTGLMALVGEGVGRVAGGPDPLVGALVLVAAFGNAGNLGIPVSDFAFGEVGRQTAVLWMSVQSVLLYTLGVYVSSRAGGSGGLAGVEKVFRIPLVYAVAGALLVRALGVVPPVDSAGMEALGLVGDSAIPVMLLILGLQLARTNYGPALSQAGTATALRLGVSPFVGLAVALALGFDDPTVARVFVVECAMPAAVTPVILTVEFAADSRAGGVSVPEYVSTCVLVTTLLSVPLLTGLIALLQSGLLL
- a CDS encoding DUF7125 family protein, translated to MLPTGLTELDRKLRGGVPPGSLVALTAPPDTQSELLPEQVARANDSTYVTTLRDEATVAERLPDATVLRATSEALLSDPASYLDVPQGGCLVVDAVTRLERETETYREFLEAASRQAREADGVVLLHAHETAPEPPERWLTLARADVTWRLSLVVNPLAVETRLAVTKNRHGSALTEPLKLRLTDHVAIDSSRDI
- the mtnP gene encoding S-methyl-5'-thioadenosine phosphorylase — encoded protein: MLGIIGGSGIYEALGFENAHEERVQTPFGDPSAPLEVGELAGTEVAFLPRHGRDHQYDPTNVPYRANLHALKQVGVEHVVATNAVGSLREDLPPRTLVVPDQLFDRTRDRPRSYFGDGLVVHVSMADPYCPHLSERLLDCTGATDADVVDGGTYVCIEGPQFSTTAESEFYRDRGFDVIGMTTVPEAQLAREAELCYTALTGVTDYDVWHDEEEVSLETVLGHAAANEDSMSSILDSFLRSFDGYDCECHDALEDAINTPPEAIDRETREKVSLLLGDY